Below is a genomic region from Nitrospirota bacterium.
CCTGCTTGAACTCAAAGTCTTTTTTTTCGGCATTATATATGCTTACGCCTATTATATCCGATGGCAAAAGGTCAGATGTAAACTGGATGCGCTGAAATGTGCAGTTTATTGCCTTTGCGAGGGTAAATGCAAGTGTTGTCTTTCCAACTCCGGGGACATCTTCTATCAGGAGATGTCCTTTTGCGAGGAGCGTGGTGATTGCCATCCTGATGGCATTCCTCTTGCCCCTGATGACAGAATCCATCCTATCTTCCAATGCCCTGAGAGTGCCGTTAACCGAGATTTCTTCCTTGCTCATTAATTGACGCATATATATTTATAATAGCATTTTTTACATATTCTTATTTTAAGAAATCCTAAGGATAATTTAGAGAAAGCCTCTGTATAGACTCAGCCCTGCCTGTTTTAGTGTCGATAGCAATAACAACTGCCTGTAGTAATGCAGGTCCTTTTGCGATCTCGAATTTTTTTGGTATCTGAAGGAGAAACCTCTCTATTACCTCTTCTTTTTGCACTCCGATTATAGAGTCGGCAGGTCCTGTCATGCCAACATCGCTGATATAGGCAGTGCCTTTTGGAAGAAGTCTTTCGTCAGCAGTCTGCACATGAGTATGAGTTCCAATGACTGCCGAGACTTTGCCGTCGACAAAGTATCCAAAAGCCTGTTTCTCGGATGTAGCCTCTGCATGGAAATCCACTACGATAATGTTTGTAGTCTCCCTAAGCCTTTCTATTTCTTTTTCCGAGACCCTGAATGGGCAGTCC
It encodes:
- a CDS encoding TIGR00282 family metallophosphoesterase, with translation MNVLFIGDIVGKTGRMAVKALLPKLVETYKIDLTIANGENLAGGFGITEKTVTEMFGSGIHVITSGNHIWDKKEFLPYIAKENRVLRPLNYPPGVPGFGSVIQSLSSGIKVSVVNVSGRVFMSNMDCPFRVSEKEIERLRETTNIIVVDFHAEATSEKQAFGYFVDGKVSAVIGTHTHVQTADERLLPKGTAYISDVGMTGPADSIIGVQKEEVIERFLLQIPKKFEIAKGPALLQAVVIAIDTKTGRAESIQRLSLNYP